One genomic segment of Helianthus annuus cultivar XRQ/B chromosome 14, HanXRQr2.0-SUNRISE, whole genome shotgun sequence includes these proteins:
- the LOC110907442 gene encoding protein FAR1-RELATED SEQUENCE 5-like produces the protein MHLLPAYRHLSETQEKMIWELGTLNLGPMKAFNIMRQRYGGFENVGATKDDCKNFRARIHSYIGEYDADMVINRLTDKTQFMVDYSFVHSVDENKRLSGLFWADGLCKRNYAVFGDVISFDATFKTNKYNMVFVPFTGIDNHCRNVTLGAGLLSSESIKSYKWLLQSFLDSFGKQPMVVVTDQDPAMKQAIEAVFDKSRHRLCMWHIMKKIADKLSIVMNLCLGLCGLPPDQRAKTTFSVRWQILNLLLLSFFNHFDGAMDVQRFNHRKNDHISRNTTPDNITEATLEDDAMKLYTRSIFADQQAELYGTLSECLPMETKIEEPFLKISMKDWKAHGDGLLEVCFKKGEDVIASCSCRRFEQYGLLCKHIYFVFKMFKVKEIPNKYVMRRWTKDVVPNDLNNTFDLKVDDNDGNKKAKEVAYEIMQTGEYVIGHLMTDFDNLLVVRDRMREMKVMVGELHITKPIDPKFDRYSRLIGYEKPDTDAPPTVRVPTGIRNKGRGSHKRIKSKKEQIISLKGKRSRTCSVCNIKGHDIRTCKVLKGKASATDKKGKGKKRRLVLLDTDPGLLDEEDEAREAKSMMIQTKPKIVNLNGKRLDDDDE, from the exons ATGCATTTATTACCGGCTTATAGGCATCTTTCTGAAACACAAGAAAAGATGATATGGGAGCTTGGTACATTAAACCTTGGGCCAATGAAAGCCTTCAATATTATGAGGCAAAGATACGGAGGTTTTGAAAATGTTGGAGCAACTAAAGATGACTGCAAGAATTTTAGAGCTAGGATACATAGCTATATAGGGGAGTATGATGCCGATATGGTTATCAATAGGCTGACCGATAAAACGCAGTTTATGGTTGATTATTCATTTGTACATTCAGTTGATGAAAATAAGCGATTGTCTGGCTTGTTTTGGGCTGATGGTTTGTGCAAACGTAACTACGCTGTGTTTGGAGATGTCATATCGTTTGATGCTACATTCAAAACCAACAA GTATAATATGGTTTTTGTACCCTTTACTGGTATCGATAACCACTGTCGGAATGTGACGCTTGGAGCCGGGTTGCTATCATCCGAAAGCATTAAATCATACAAATGGTTGTTACAATCATTTTTGGACTCATTTGGTAAGCAGCCTATGGTGGTTGTCACTGACCAGGACCCGGCGATGAAACAAGCTATCGAGGCAGTGTTCGATAAGAGCAGGCACAGATTAtgtatgtggcacataatgaaaaaaaTTGCCGATAAG CTTTCTATCGTCATGAACCTATGTCTGGGCTTATGCGGACTACCTCCAGATCAGAGAGCGAAAACCACTTTTTCTGTCAGGTGGCAAATTCTCAACTTACTCTTGTTGAGTTTTTTTAACCATTTTGATGGTGCAATGGACGTTCAAAGATTCAACCATCGGAAAAATGACCATATTTCTAGAAACACAACCCCAGATAACATAACTGAAGCTACCTTAGAGGATGATGCTATGAAACTTTACACCAGGTCCATCTTTGCTGATCAACAGGCAGAGTTATATGGAACACTGTCTGAGTGCCTTCCTATGGAGACCAAAATCGAGGAACCGTTCTTGAAGATAAGTATGAAGGATTGGAAAGCGCATGGTGACGGTTTATTAGAG GTTTGCTTCAAGAAGGGGGAGGATGTAATTGCATCATGCAGCTGTCGCAGGTTTGAACAATATGGATTGTTGTGCAAACATATATACTTTGTGTTCAAGATGTTCAAAGTGAAAGAAATTCCCAATAAGTATGTTATGAGAAGATGGACCAAAGACGTGGTAccgaatgatttaaataacacATTTGATTTAAAAGTTGATGATAACGATGGGAATAAAAAGGCGAAGGAGGTTGCGTATGAGATAATGCAGACCGGAGAGTATGTTATTGGTCATTTGATGACAGATTTTGATAACCTACTTGTAGTCAGGGATCGGATGAGGGAGATGAAAGTAATGGTTGGTGAACTTCACATAACCAAGCCTATCGACCCTAAGTTTGATAGGTATTCAAGGTTAATCGGTTACGAGAAACCGGACACTGATGCCCCGCCTACAGTCCGTGTGCCAACCGGTATTAGAAACAAAGGACGCGGTTCACATAAGCGGATCAAATCAAAAAAAGAACAGATAATTAGTCTAAAAGGCAAGAGAAGTCGTACATGTAGTGTTTGTAATATCAAAGGTCATGATATCCGAACTTGTAAAGTTTTAAAGGGTAAAGCTAGTGCTACCGACAAGAAGGGGAAGGGAAAGAAAAGAAGATTAGTTTTGTTAGATACTGATCCTGGTTTATTAGATGAAGAGGACGAGGCGAGGGAGGCGAAGAGTATGATGATACAGACGAAGCCGAAGATAGTGAATCTGAATGGGAAGAGGCTTGACGATGATGACGAGTGA